From a single Apium graveolens cultivar Ventura chromosome 2, ASM990537v1, whole genome shotgun sequence genomic region:
- the LOC141688479 gene encoding uncharacterized protein LOC141688479, which translates to MDGRQSMEMNTISSPRGGGGSPSTHRWNPTKEQIDMLENMYQQGIRTPSADQIQDITTKLKVYGHIEGKNVFYWFQNHKARQRQKEKQDHRLAESFNRLFQHSAPMFPPPPCPNVVCSPFYLGQGPLGFYPQCPPKLFLPPTIGKKRSHTMPSEQHYIGKPNFWDHGESAGKLAGSDHHRCMPLMRSPSTTQETLELFPMHPTGILQEKSTLNESPENSNVTTGTTTPSSSSDTTMCLNEQEAAAVADQRFFDFFTGNIGAPFDQNQ; encoded by the exons ATGGATGGTCGTCAAAGCATGGAGATGAATACTATTTCATCGCCGAGAGGTGGCGGAGGATCTCCGTCAACACACCGGTGGAATCCGACAAAGGAGCAGATAGACATGCTTGAGAACATGTATCAACAAGGCATAAGGACTCCATCAGCAGATCAGATTCAAGACATAACAACAAAGCTCAAAGTGTACGGACACATAGAAGGGAAGAATGTTTTCTACTGGTTTCAGAATCATAAAGCAAGGCAAAGGCAAAAAGAGAAGCAAGATCATCGGTTGGCTGAATCATTCAATCGCTTGTTTCAACACTCTGCTCCTATGTTTCCCCCTCCTCCTTGCCCTAATG TTGTTTGCAGCCCATTTTACTTGGGACAAGGGCCTCTAGGGTTCTACCCTCAGTGTCCTCCAAAGCTATTCCTACCTCCTACTATTGGGAAAAAGAGGAGCCATACAATGCCATCTGAACAACATTATATTGGAAAACCAAACTTTTGGGATCATGGAGAATCAGCTGGGAAGCTTGCAGGATCTGATCATCATAGATGCATGCCATTAATGCGCAGCCCTAGTACTACTCAAGAAACCTTGGAGCTATTCCCAATGCACCCAACTGGAATTTTACAGGAGAAGAGTACCCTTAATGAATCTCCTGAGAATTCCAATGTTACTACTGGCACTACTACTCCTTCAAGCTCCTCAGATACTACAATGTGTCTTAATGAACAGGAGGCTGCTGCTGTTGCTGACCAACGCTTCTTTGACTTTTTTACTGGAAATATTGGTGCTCCTTTTGATCAGAATCAGTGA
- the LOC141707303 gene encoding inner membrane protein PPF-1, chloroplastic isoform X1, whose product MAKTLISSPSFTTTPLRHGFPSLPHRRLLSTRVNFSLNELPPLQSLHSSVDLSVIVSRTERLLYTLADAAVAVDSAAGGAVAGDAAPQKSGGWFGFISEAMEVVLKVLKDGLTAVHVPYSYGFAIILLTVLVKVFTLPLTKQQVESTLAMQNLQPKIKAIQQRYAGNQERIQLETSRLYKQAGVNPLAGCLPTLATIPVFIGLYQALSNVANEGLLTEGFFWIPSLGGPTSIAARQSGSGVSWLIPFVDGHPPLGWHDTAAYLVLPVLLVASQYFSMEIMKPPQTDDPSQKNSLLVLKFLPLMIGYFSLSVPSGLSIYWFTNNVLSTAQQIWLRKLGGAKPAVSEDGSGIISAGRAKRSFSQPAESGDRFRQLKQEERKKKTNKALPAELEISASTSDSEEDSSEETMSKDKDVLEEAYVSGTSKPVPNYSGPRKSKRSKRKRAV is encoded by the exons ATGGCGAAGACTCTCATTTCATCTCCTTCTTTCACTACCACGCCACTTCGCCATGGCTTTCCTTCTCTTCCTCATCGAAGACTTTTATCTACTCGAGTCAATTTCAGCTTAAATGAGCTTCCTCCGCTTCAATCGCTTCACTCTAGCGTTGATTTGAGCGTGATTGTTAGCAGAACAGAGCGGCTGTTGTATACGCTTGCTGATGCTGCGGTAGCGGTTGATTCGGCTGCTGGTGGCGCTGTAGCTGGTGATGCTGCTCCGCAAAAGAGTGGCGGTTGGTTTGGATTCATATCGGAAGCTATGGAAGTTGTTTTAAAG GTATTGAAGGATGGACTCACAGCTGTGCATGTACCTTATTCCTATGGATTTGCTATCATATTGCTTACAGTTCTTGTTAAAGTATTCACACTCCCTTTGACAAAGCAACAG GTGGAGTCAACATTAGCGATGCAAAACCTCCAACCAAAGATTAAGGCTATTCAGCAAAGATATGCAGGAAACCAG GAAAGAATACAACTTGAGACATCACGCTTGTACAAACAGGCAGGGGTTAACCCTTTAGCAG GTTGTTTACCAACATTGGCTACAATACCTGTCTTTATTGGATTATATCAAGCTCTTTCTAATGTGGCAAATGAG GGATTACTGACAGAGGGATTCTTTTGGATTCCTTCTTTGGGAGGCCCAACATCAATTGCAGCCCGACAAAGTGGATCAGGAGTTTCTTGGCTTATTCCTTTTGTG GATGGCCATCCACCACTTGGTTGGCATGATACTGCTGCATACCTAGTTTTACCTGTTCTCCTCGTTGCTTCTCAGTATTTCTCAATGGAGATCATGAAACCTCCCCAA ACTGATGATCCATCTCAGAAGAACTCGCTCCTTGTTCTGAAGTTCCTTCCACTTATGATTGGTTACTTTTCCTTATCAGTCCCATCAGGATTATCAATTTATTG GTTTACAAACAATGTCCTAAGTACCGCTCAACAAATATGGTTACGGAAGTTAGGTGGTGCAAAGCCTGCCGTCAGTGAAGATGGAAGTGGAATCATTAGTGCAGGACGCGCAAAACGGTCATTTTCTCAGCCAGCAGAATCTGGCGATAG GTTCAGACAGTTAAAGCAAGAGGAGAGGAAGAAAAAAACAAACAAGGCACTGCCTGCAGAACTTGAGATTTCAGCTTCTACATCTGATTCGGAAGAAGATTCGAGTGAAGAAACGATGTCCAAG GATAAGGATGTTCTTGAAGAAGCATATGTTTCTGGCACTAGCAAACCAGTTCCAAATTATTCTGGTCCAAGGAAGAGTAAGCGATCAAAACGCAAGCGAGCTGTATGA
- the LOC141707303 gene encoding inner membrane protein PPF-1, chloroplastic isoform X2, whose product MAKTLISSPSFTTTPLRHGFPSLPHRRLLSTRVNFSLNELPPLQSLHSSVDLSVIVSRTERLLYTLADAAVAVDSAAGGAVAGDAAPQKSGGWFGFISEAMEVVLKVLKDGLTAVHVPYSYGFAIILLTVLVKVFTLPLTKQQVESTLAMQNLQPKIKAIQQRYAGNQERIQLETSRLYKQAGVNPLAGCLPTLATIPVFIGLYQALSNVANEGLLTEGFFWIPSLGGPTSIAARQSGSGVSWLIPFVDGHPPLGWHDTAAYLVLPVLLVASQYFSMEIMKPPQTDDPSQKNSLLVLKFLPLMIGYFSLSVPSGLSIYWFTNNVLSTAQQIWLRKLGGAKPAVSEDGSGIISAGRAKRSFSQPAESGDRQLKQEERKKKTNKALPAELEISASTSDSEEDSSEETMSKDKDVLEEAYVSGTSKPVPNYSGPRKSKRSKRKRAV is encoded by the exons ATGGCGAAGACTCTCATTTCATCTCCTTCTTTCACTACCACGCCACTTCGCCATGGCTTTCCTTCTCTTCCTCATCGAAGACTTTTATCTACTCGAGTCAATTTCAGCTTAAATGAGCTTCCTCCGCTTCAATCGCTTCACTCTAGCGTTGATTTGAGCGTGATTGTTAGCAGAACAGAGCGGCTGTTGTATACGCTTGCTGATGCTGCGGTAGCGGTTGATTCGGCTGCTGGTGGCGCTGTAGCTGGTGATGCTGCTCCGCAAAAGAGTGGCGGTTGGTTTGGATTCATATCGGAAGCTATGGAAGTTGTTTTAAAG GTATTGAAGGATGGACTCACAGCTGTGCATGTACCTTATTCCTATGGATTTGCTATCATATTGCTTACAGTTCTTGTTAAAGTATTCACACTCCCTTTGACAAAGCAACAG GTGGAGTCAACATTAGCGATGCAAAACCTCCAACCAAAGATTAAGGCTATTCAGCAAAGATATGCAGGAAACCAG GAAAGAATACAACTTGAGACATCACGCTTGTACAAACAGGCAGGGGTTAACCCTTTAGCAG GTTGTTTACCAACATTGGCTACAATACCTGTCTTTATTGGATTATATCAAGCTCTTTCTAATGTGGCAAATGAG GGATTACTGACAGAGGGATTCTTTTGGATTCCTTCTTTGGGAGGCCCAACATCAATTGCAGCCCGACAAAGTGGATCAGGAGTTTCTTGGCTTATTCCTTTTGTG GATGGCCATCCACCACTTGGTTGGCATGATACTGCTGCATACCTAGTTTTACCTGTTCTCCTCGTTGCTTCTCAGTATTTCTCAATGGAGATCATGAAACCTCCCCAA ACTGATGATCCATCTCAGAAGAACTCGCTCCTTGTTCTGAAGTTCCTTCCACTTATGATTGGTTACTTTTCCTTATCAGTCCCATCAGGATTATCAATTTATTG GTTTACAAACAATGTCCTAAGTACCGCTCAACAAATATGGTTACGGAAGTTAGGTGGTGCAAAGCCTGCCGTCAGTGAAGATGGAAGTGGAATCATTAGTGCAGGACGCGCAAAACGGTCATTTTCTCAGCCAGCAGAATCTGGCGATAG ACAGTTAAAGCAAGAGGAGAGGAAGAAAAAAACAAACAAGGCACTGCCTGCAGAACTTGAGATTTCAGCTTCTACATCTGATTCGGAAGAAGATTCGAGTGAAGAAACGATGTCCAAG GATAAGGATGTTCTTGAAGAAGCATATGTTTCTGGCACTAGCAAACCAGTTCCAAATTATTCTGGTCCAAGGAAGAGTAAGCGATCAAAACGCAAGCGAGCTGTATGA
- the LOC141705905 gene encoding osmotin-like protein — MAFYHPLLILISLSLTLSAATQQPFLLTVVNNCPFTIWPAIQPNAGHPILENGGFCLPALSHRSFPAPTTPWSGRIWARTHCYTSPSHHFSCATGDCGTGKLECMGHGGAPPATLAQFSLHHGPTDQSSYVVSLVDGFNLPMTVTPHVGNGVCPVVGCKGDLLATCPRVLQVRASGGHVVGCKSACEAFGKDEFCCRGHFNSPQACKPSGYSEFFKSACPSTFTYAHDTPSLTHHCSAPHELKVIFCH, encoded by the coding sequence ATGGCTTTCTACCACCCTCTCCTCATCCTCATCTCTCTCTCCCTAACTCTCTCCGCCGCAACTCAACAGCCCTTTCTTTTAACCGTGGTTAACAACTGCCCATTTACCATCTGGCCCGCCATCCAGCCCAACGCCGGCCATCCCATCCTCGAAAACGGCGGCTTCTGTCTCCCAGCCCTCAGCCACCGTTCTTTCCCCGCACCCACCACCCCTTGGTCAGGCCGCATATGGGCTCGTACCCACTGCTACACCTCCCCTTCTCACCACTTCTCTTGCGCAACTGGCGACTGCGGCACTGGCAAACTCGAATGCATGGGCCATGGGGGCGCTCCACCTGCAACCCTAGCTCAGTTTTCTCTCCATCATGGGCCCACTGACCAGTCCTCTTACGTCGTTAGTTTAGTTGACGGCTTTAACCTTCCTATGACGGTGACTCCTCATGTGGGTAACGGCGTTTGTCCTGTCGTGGGATGCAAGGGTGATTTGCTTGCCACGTGTCCTAGAGTGTTGCAAGTGAGGGCGAGTGGGGGACACGTGGTGGGGTGTAAGAGCGCGTGTGAGGCGTTTGGGAAAGATGAGTTTTGTTGTCGGGGTCATTTTAACAGTCCTCAGGCGTGTAAACCGTCGGGTTATTCTGAGTTTTTTAAAAGCGCGTGTCCCTCGACGTTCACGTACGCGCATGATACTCCTTCGCTGACGCATCACTGTTCTGCGCCTCATGAGCTGAAGGTCATCTTCTGTCACTAA